The following are encoded together in the Alteromonas gilva genome:
- a CDS encoding GGDEF domain-containing protein produces the protein MFDRIFDGSLMPHGHCLLWRGDLLFLHLAGDISTVLAYALIPVGIFYFIHKRKDIEFSWLALLFACFIAFCGASHLIGILNIWHGYYFIEGVIKLLTGIISIVTAIFLWRLMPSFIRIPSIEMLQERNAQLEAVRSELEEVNKTLEEKVKQRTLELERQANTDTVTGIASRYAIIERLQQCYSSFERYRRPFSILMVDIDHFKQVNDTHGHQVGDDVLHELAQCIFNNIRGSDTVGRYGGEEFLVLLPESNAAKSLELAERIRSEIEQLHMVNDIHVTASVGVSTITEGISCDVLISQADKALYAAKKLGRNGVIAYHEDLPNLT, from the coding sequence TTGTTTGACAGAATATTTGACGGCAGCCTGATGCCCCATGGCCATTGCCTGTTATGGCGTGGCGATTTGTTGTTTCTGCACCTTGCTGGCGATATCTCAACGGTATTGGCCTATGCACTGATACCCGTTGGTATTTTTTACTTTATACATAAGCGTAAAGATATCGAGTTCAGCTGGCTCGCGTTATTATTTGCCTGCTTCATTGCGTTTTGTGGGGCATCTCACCTTATTGGCATCCTCAATATCTGGCATGGGTATTATTTTATCGAAGGGGTGATTAAACTTCTCACGGGTATCATATCTATTGTGACAGCCATTTTTTTATGGCGTCTCATGCCCTCATTCATTCGCATACCAAGTATCGAAATGCTGCAAGAGCGTAATGCCCAACTCGAAGCGGTGCGCAGCGAGCTTGAAGAAGTGAATAAAACCCTCGAAGAGAAAGTAAAGCAACGTACGCTTGAACTCGAACGGCAGGCCAATACCGATACGGTAACCGGTATTGCCAGTCGCTACGCCATAATAGAGCGCCTCCAACAGTGCTACTCTTCGTTTGAGCGTTACCGCCGTCCATTCTCAATATTGATGGTCGATATCGATCATTTTAAACAGGTCAATGACACCCATGGCCATCAGGTAGGCGATGACGTGCTCCATGAATTGGCGCAGTGTATTTTTAATAACATACGCGGTTCAGATACGGTGGGGCGCTACGGTGGCGAAGAATTTTTAGTACTACTACCGGAGTCTAACGCCGCTAAATCACTCGAGCTGGCTGAACGGATCCGTTCTGAGATAGAGCAACTACACATGGTTAATGATATTCATGTTACCGCCAGTGTGGGCGTATCAACCATTACCGAGGGTATCAGTTGCGACGTATTAATCAGCCAGGCTGATAAAGCCCTCTATGCGGCCAAGAAGCTGGGCCGTAACGGTGTTATAGCCTACCACGAAGATTTACCCAACCTGACTTAG
- a CDS encoding MFS transporter, whose product MTFRLLFFSLLATAMGQSVVMTTLPPLGREAGLSEFNVAFLMSSSALMYALGNAFWSRVGKRKGYRRILITGLSGYTLGTLVFATVWFASFQGWLAGSALFIALLVARTGQATIMSATPPSVVGLAIAVSAEDERVKAISKVSSAHSLGQILGPTFAGLLVSIHLLAPLYAITLMTFTAVILIWRYLPREQSVPQTSNQTATAATGTHSIQPFVPLLIAMNASVFFAIAMMQQSLAFFLIDHHGLTTTEAAQGVGLAMMISAVCALTIQVTVVQRTSMHPGNLIKFAFPLLAVGYLIIYLHQQQVQLYLAMVFLGSGLGISYPAIAALATSSCKPQNQATVTGLITASPAMGYIIGPPFAALLYGIGHRMPFIAAAVLLAFVATIALVHLRSKPNPLDAR is encoded by the coding sequence ATGACATTTCGTTTGCTGTTCTTCTCACTGCTTGCCACAGCCATGGGCCAGTCGGTAGTGATGACTACATTGCCTCCGCTGGGCCGTGAAGCCGGGCTGAGTGAATTTAATGTGGCATTTTTAATGTCCAGTTCGGCGTTAATGTATGCCTTAGGCAATGCGTTTTGGTCACGGGTTGGGAAACGTAAGGGCTATCGGCGGATCTTAATCACCGGTCTGTCTGGCTATACGCTCGGCACCCTGGTTTTTGCGACGGTTTGGTTTGCCAGTTTTCAGGGCTGGCTGGCTGGCAGTGCCTTGTTTATTGCATTACTGGTAGCTCGCACCGGACAAGCTACTATTATGTCAGCAACGCCGCCTTCAGTGGTAGGCCTGGCGATTGCGGTTAGCGCAGAAGACGAGCGAGTAAAGGCGATCAGCAAAGTGTCTTCGGCGCACAGCCTCGGACAAATTCTTGGCCCTACTTTTGCCGGTTTGCTGGTAAGCATTCACCTGCTGGCGCCCCTGTATGCTATTACGCTGATGACCTTTACCGCCGTTATATTAATTTGGCGTTATCTGCCCCGCGAACAGTCTGTTCCGCAGACCTCTAATCAAACGGCGACAGCGGCAACCGGTACCCATAGTATTCAGCCCTTTGTACCACTGCTGATTGCTATGAATGCCAGCGTATTTTTCGCCATTGCCATGATGCAGCAATCATTAGCGTTTTTTCTTATCGACCACCACGGTCTTACCACTACTGAAGCCGCGCAAGGGGTTGGTCTGGCCATGATGATCAGTGCTGTATGCGCGCTGACCATTCAGGTTACCGTGGTGCAACGAACCAGTATGCATCCCGGCAACCTGATTAAATTTGCCTTTCCCTTGCTGGCGGTAGGTTACCTGATCATCTATCTACACCAACAGCAGGTACAGCTTTATCTTGCTATGGTGTTTTTAGGTTCGGGGCTCGGCATCAGTTATCCGGCGATTGCTGCATTGGCGACCTCCAGCTGCAAGCCGCAGAATCAGGCCACGGTTACCGGACTCATTACCGCCTCTCCCGCTATGGGTTATATTATTGGCCCTCCGTTCGCCGCGCTGCTCTATGGGATTGGTCACAGAATGCCATTTATTGCGGCGGCTGTGTTACTCGCATTTGTTGCAACAATAGCACTTGTCCATCTGCGGTCTAAACCCAACCCACTCGATGCACGATAA
- a CDS encoding UDP-glucose--hexose-1-phosphate uridylyltransferase translates to MSNPFDPTNDPHRRYNPMTGDWVLVSPHRAKRPWQGQSDEPSNEPKPAYDPNCYLCPGNTRVNGERNERYSGTFIFENDFAALKKDTVAASDHDELFTFETEQGCSRVICFSPDHSKTLPELTHEERLQVVECWKAQTAELGKTYGWVQVFENKGAMMGCSNPHPHGQVWAQQHLPTEPAKKCRQFGDYFARHGRSMLFDYAQREVEKQERVVCSNDDWLVVVPYWAAWPFETLLLPLFKVQSLAVLTASQSASLAQIIGDITVRYDNLFETSFPYSMGWHSAPFDGKPHDEWQLHAHFYPPLLRSASVRKFMVGYELMAETQRDLTPEQAAQRLKALPDTHYKKVNA, encoded by the coding sequence ATGAGCAATCCTTTTGACCCAACTAACGATCCCCATCGTCGTTACAATCCGATGACCGGGGATTGGGTATTGGTATCACCACACCGCGCAAAGCGGCCGTGGCAGGGCCAATCTGACGAGCCATCCAACGAACCAAAGCCAGCTTATGATCCGAATTGCTATTTATGTCCGGGCAATACCCGGGTCAATGGTGAACGCAATGAACGTTACTCAGGTACCTTTATTTTTGAAAATGATTTTGCGGCGCTAAAGAAAGATACCGTTGCCGCGTCAGACCACGATGAGCTATTCACATTTGAAACCGAGCAGGGCTGCAGCCGGGTGATTTGTTTTTCACCTGATCACAGTAAAACCTTGCCAGAGCTTACCCATGAGGAACGGTTGCAGGTGGTTGAGTGTTGGAAAGCACAAACGGCAGAGCTGGGCAAAACCTATGGCTGGGTGCAGGTGTTCGAAAACAAAGGTGCAATGATGGGGTGCTCTAATCCACATCCTCATGGGCAGGTCTGGGCACAACAACATCTCCCTACTGAACCGGCTAAAAAGTGTCGGCAATTCGGTGACTATTTTGCCAGGCATGGTCGCAGCATGTTGTTTGACTACGCACAGCGAGAAGTAGAAAAGCAGGAGCGTGTGGTGTGCAGCAATGACGACTGGCTGGTGGTAGTGCCTTACTGGGCGGCCTGGCCATTTGAAACGCTCCTTTTACCCCTTTTTAAGGTTCAGTCACTCGCCGTCCTGACGGCCAGTCAGTCCGCCTCGTTAGCACAGATTATTGGCGATATAACGGTGCGCTACGACAATCTGTTCGAAACGTCTTTTCCTTATTCGATGGGCTGGCATAGTGCACCCTTTGATGGCAAACCACATGATGAATGGCAACTGCATGCACACTTTTATCCACCGCTACTGCGTTCAGCGAGCGTCAGGAAATTTATGGTGGGCTATGAGTTAATGGCTGAAACGCAGCGCGACCTAACCCCTGAGCAAGCTGCGCAGCGGCTTAAAGCACTACCCGATACACATTATAAAAAGGTGAATGCGTAA
- a CDS encoding insulinase family protein, with the protein MAQQTRLTNGLNVVSFNQPAQEYGAVFVVPTPTLDSSGVAHLIEHLVFRYSERYPHRHTFFAANSLLPIKIDASSHQGFSYFYAVSSSKSVLLKVVGYLFAGITQHSYHDDDIKRERDGVLARELAMYQATAEYQLKMSIWRGDRTPDCYHHWAGYGDTLAQITGSDVTQYKTQYYQPDNITLLLGGVAADELPLLCTSPVDSAAPDYQPKQHKFVSTTLKDDYIFSWWLPECYIDGLLSSQERLSQAMQKHDMKVYIESSANHQRKFAMRLIGRPGKLMEAQQTLIDEVRRLHIVPKQHIFLESSYPDTINALLAWYHGQQPLNRKVVALSQALASTPAITGKRPLLKPVVRLPGNKADFTTTCPLVNDVLLPQAPALPGDLPARLDTLAQSLSNAKHFVFNQQDWIMHVPLSDQTGAQQAELLIGVLCDERLWLPRTSGQCYAMGVQGTADGIRIYGVMDDEPQQRNKLIEQLFTLYREQTKNTAHNNSTD; encoded by the coding sequence ATGGCTCAACAGACACGTCTGACTAACGGACTCAACGTCGTCAGTTTTAACCAACCGGCGCAGGAATATGGCGCAGTGTTTGTTGTGCCAACGCCAACGTTAGACAGTTCTGGCGTTGCCCACCTTATAGAACATCTGGTGTTCCGATACTCAGAGCGCTATCCGCACAGGCACACCTTCTTTGCCGCCAATAGCTTGCTTCCCATCAAAATTGACGCTAGCAGCCATCAGGGTTTTAGTTATTTTTACGCTGTGTCATCCAGCAAATCGGTACTATTGAAAGTAGTAGGGTATTTATTTGCAGGCATTACTCAGCACTCCTACCACGATGACGATATTAAACGTGAGCGTGACGGGGTGTTAGCCCGCGAATTAGCAATGTATCAGGCTACGGCTGAATATCAGCTAAAAATGAGCATTTGGCGTGGCGACCGAACTCCGGACTGCTACCACCACTGGGCTGGATATGGCGATACGTTGGCGCAAATCACCGGCAGTGATGTAACGCAGTACAAAACACAGTACTACCAGCCTGACAACATTACCTTGCTGCTCGGCGGCGTGGCGGCCGATGAACTGCCGCTACTTTGTACCAGCCCGGTTGACTCAGCGGCGCCAGATTACCAACCCAAACAACATAAATTCGTTAGCACAACACTAAAGGACGATTATATTTTTAGCTGGTGGCTGCCCGAATGTTATATCGATGGACTGCTGTCGTCGCAGGAACGCCTTAGCCAGGCGATGCAAAAACATGACATGAAGGTTTACATCGAAAGCTCCGCTAATCACCAACGCAAGTTTGCCATGCGACTCATTGGCCGGCCTGGTAAGCTTATGGAGGCCCAGCAAACACTGATTGACGAAGTTCGCCGTCTGCACATAGTGCCCAAACAACATATTTTTCTAGAATCGTCTTACCCTGACACCATTAATGCCTTATTGGCCTGGTATCACGGCCAGCAGCCACTCAATCGAAAGGTAGTGGCCTTATCGCAGGCGCTGGCCTCCACACCCGCCATTACGGGTAAGCGCCCGTTGCTCAAACCCGTCGTCAGGTTACCCGGCAATAAAGCAGACTTTACGACTACCTGCCCGTTGGTCAATGATGTTCTGCTGCCCCAGGCGCCTGCGTTGCCGGGCGATTTACCGGCCCGCCTCGACACGCTTGCACAGTCACTGAGTAACGCTAAACACTTTGTGTTTAATCAGCAGGATTGGATCATGCATGTACCGCTCAGCGACCAAACGGGGGCGCAGCAAGCAGAGCTGCTTATTGGCGTATTGTGCGATGAACGACTTTGGTTACCACGAACCAGCGGCCAGTGCTATGCCATGGGTGTGCAAGGTACCGCGGATGGTATCCGCATTTACGGCGTGATGGATGATGAGCCGCAACAGCGTAACAAACTCATCGAGCAGCTTTTTACACTTTATCGAGAACAGACCAAAAACACAGCGCACAACAATTCAACTGATTAA
- a CDS encoding DNA-J related domain-containing protein yields MSYYRDPVLCEALHALRPQLMEGLSEYALIKLLQQPPWCVFENVDLADSLVMFRCHFVLFNALYTLSDAWREQGIGELHIHTLKIRLLPATHSQAGITESDSLKAYYLNWDNFTTTTSSDVDALLNDFWQRITTGNPAEGDVQEARQALGFDTQEQLSAPVIKKRYRQLLQRHHPDKGGSTEVTQKISHAYRVLCNTLS; encoded by the coding sequence TTGTCTTATTATCGCGATCCGGTGCTTTGTGAAGCACTGCATGCGCTGAGGCCGCAGTTAATGGAGGGCTTATCAGAGTATGCGCTAATCAAACTGTTACAACAGCCGCCCTGGTGCGTGTTTGAAAATGTTGATTTAGCTGATTCGCTGGTGATGTTCCGCTGCCATTTCGTTTTGTTCAATGCGCTCTACACGCTCAGTGATGCATGGCGGGAGCAGGGGATTGGCGAACTGCATATTCATACCCTGAAAATCAGGCTGCTGCCAGCCACGCATAGCCAGGCTGGGATTACTGAGAGCGACAGTCTTAAAGCTTACTATCTTAACTGGGATAATTTTACCACCACCACAAGCAGCGATGTGGATGCTTTACTTAACGATTTCTGGCAACGTATAACCACCGGTAACCCTGCTGAGGGCGATGTACAAGAAGCTCGCCAGGCTCTGGGTTTTGATACCCAGGAGCAGTTGTCTGCGCCTGTCATTAAAAAGCGTTATCGACAGTTGCTGCAGCGTCACCATCCGGATAAGGGCGGCAGTACCGAAGTTACACAGAAAATCAGCCACGCTTACCGGGTGTTATGTAATACGCTGAGTTAA
- a CDS encoding DMT family transporter has protein sequence MSRGFTGQRSYILGIFSVVTAAILWGTTGTAATFAPQVSPLAIAAVSMGVGGLLQALMAWRHIQRSGDALRRSKTLLLIGAINVAVYPLAFYSAMRLSGVAVGNVVSIGMAPIAATLIEKCIDRQPITGRWLLSMIVGVTGVICLLNAKPTGAFSDASVDWNNLLGVFLGLVAAFTYAMYTWVAHRLISSGISSQATMGSMFGGGGILLMPVLLITGAPLLHTTVNSGVGLYMAVVPMFLGYFLFGKGLAQIRASLATTITLLEPVVATLLAVIIVGEQLSLAGWLGVGLIGICLVIATVRKPIRSNA, from the coding sequence TTGAGCCGCGGTTTTACTGGGCAGCGCTCATATATACTGGGTATTTTTTCGGTGGTGACCGCTGCGATACTATGGGGCACTACCGGCACAGCCGCGACCTTTGCCCCGCAGGTGAGTCCGCTGGCGATAGCTGCTGTATCGATGGGAGTTGGCGGGCTTTTGCAGGCCTTAATGGCCTGGCGCCATATCCAACGAAGCGGTGATGCGTTGCGCCGCTCTAAGACATTACTATTAATTGGTGCAATCAATGTTGCGGTCTATCCCCTGGCATTTTACAGCGCAATGAGGTTGTCGGGAGTAGCGGTTGGCAATGTGGTTTCAATAGGTATGGCCCCCATAGCGGCAACCCTTATAGAAAAGTGTATCGATAGGCAACCAATCACCGGGCGCTGGTTGCTGAGCATGATTGTCGGCGTCACCGGTGTTATTTGCCTGTTGAACGCAAAGCCAACGGGCGCATTTAGCGATGCCAGCGTTGACTGGAATAACTTACTGGGTGTTTTTCTTGGTCTTGTTGCGGCCTTTACCTACGCGATGTATACCTGGGTCGCACACCGTTTAATCAGCTCAGGGATTTCCTCGCAAGCCACCATGGGCAGCATGTTTGGTGGTGGCGGAATACTGTTGATGCCCGTATTACTGATCACCGGCGCGCCACTACTGCACACTACAGTTAATTCAGGCGTTGGTCTGTATATGGCGGTCGTGCCTATGTTTCTGGGCTACTTTTTATTTGGTAAAGGCCTGGCGCAAATCAGAGCAAGTCTGGCAACAACTATTACATTGCTGGAACCCGTGGTTGCAACCTTGTTAGCGGTAATCATCGTGGGTGAGCAACTGTCCCTCGCCGGATGGCTTGGCGTTGGCCTTATTGGTATCTGCCTGGTTATTGCCACCGTGCGAAAGCCAATTCGTAGCAACGCTTGA
- a CDS encoding dienelactone hydrolase family protein produces the protein MNKPVQQHQESSPVIPQEAFDWYDQYAHGIIDRRTFMAKLGSLAALGFSMTMLSSALLPNYALAEQVSFNDPDIIATYENFPSEKGHGEGRGYLVTPSRLTTKAPLVLVVHENRGLNPYIKDVARRAAKAGFIAFAPDALHPLGGYPGNDDEGRSMQRSLDRAKIEQDFIAAAQFLKAHSAGNGKLGAVGFCFGGYIVNMLVAAVPNVVVAGVPFYGTPAAKELRSNITAPLLIQLAELDQRVNATWPEYEEDLKGNNVDYTMHMYAGANHGFHNDSTGRYDRDAAELAWQRTLGFFNEHLA, from the coding sequence ATGAACAAGCCAGTGCAGCAACATCAGGAGTCATCACCAGTCATTCCCCAGGAAGCGTTCGATTGGTACGATCAATATGCCCATGGCATCATTGACAGGCGCACCTTTATGGCCAAGCTCGGCTCACTGGCTGCACTGGGCTTTAGTATGACCATGCTCTCTTCAGCGCTGTTGCCCAACTACGCGTTGGCCGAACAGGTGTCCTTTAACGATCCGGACATTATTGCTACCTACGAAAACTTCCCCTCAGAGAAAGGCCACGGTGAAGGCCGGGGATACCTGGTTACACCAAGTCGCCTCACCACCAAAGCACCTCTTGTGTTAGTGGTTCATGAGAACAGAGGTTTAAATCCGTACATCAAAGATGTCGCCCGGCGAGCAGCAAAGGCCGGTTTTATTGCTTTTGCGCCTGATGCTTTGCATCCACTCGGTGGCTATCCGGGCAATGACGACGAAGGCCGGAGCATGCAGCGCTCTCTGGACAGAGCCAAAATCGAGCAGGACTTTATTGCCGCGGCACAATTTCTCAAAGCTCATTCAGCCGGTAACGGCAAGCTCGGCGCGGTGGGATTTTGTTTTGGCGGCTATATTGTAAACATGCTGGTCGCTGCAGTGCCAAATGTAGTAGTGGCAGGCGTGCCCTTTTATGGCACACCTGCGGCAAAAGAATTGCGCAGCAACATCACAGCGCCCCTGCTTATTCAGTTAGCGGAGCTCGACCAGCGGGTGAATGCCACCTGGCCTGAGTACGAAGAGGATTTAAAAGGCAATAACGTCGATTACACCATGCACATGTATGCCGGGGCTAATCACGGGTTCCATAATGACTCCACCGGCCGTTACGATCGCGACGCGGCTGAATTAGCCTGGCAACGTACCTTAGGTTTTTTCAACGAACACCTGGCTTAA
- a CDS encoding TetR/AcrR family transcriptional regulator has product MDTPTGNLSARDKLLRAASELFYAQGITATGIDAVITRAGVAKMSLYNNFASKSELVAAYIDARHDEWLTLYTKRAASLANGWELILAVFDAYCDHAEFDYEDGFRGCGLLNAAAEMPCGSVERNAVNRHKQQIRSIILEHLNTLPLTEDHQMTTGELAEHICFLLEGAVSLAGLANDTAAITRARNMADKLIEQAL; this is encoded by the coding sequence ATGGATACACCTACAGGAAATCTGAGCGCTCGCGATAAGCTACTGCGCGCTGCCAGTGAACTGTTTTATGCGCAAGGTATAACAGCCACAGGTATTGACGCCGTGATTACGCGAGCGGGTGTCGCAAAGATGTCGCTGTACAACAATTTCGCCTCTAAGTCTGAGTTGGTAGCGGCTTACATTGACGCCCGCCACGACGAATGGTTAACCCTTTATACCAAGCGCGCCGCATCTCTCGCGAACGGCTGGGAGTTGATACTGGCCGTTTTCGATGCCTATTGCGATCACGCGGAGTTTGACTATGAAGATGGCTTCAGAGGGTGTGGGTTGCTCAACGCTGCGGCGGAAATGCCGTGTGGCAGTGTTGAGCGAAACGCCGTTAATCGGCATAAACAGCAGATCAGAAGCATCATTCTTGAACACCTAAACACGCTGCCTTTAACAGAAGATCATCAAATGACGACCGGGGAATTAGCCGAACACATCTGTTTTTTACTGGAAGGCGCTGTTTCGTTAGCCGGGTTGGCGAACGATACAGCGGCCATAACAAGAGCGCGAAATATGGCCGACAAACTTATTGAGCAAGCCCTTTGA
- a CDS encoding DMT family transporter — MTWILFTFMAVLFQTFRNAIQSKLSGTVPTIGVTLSRFLFAPPLAAIYVTATSVFFNVGVPTFNATFWWFVTLAAILQIAATSLMVILFKQKNFAVGAGLAKSEALAAGVLGLLFFGSELSALGWLGILIGAVAVFVLSGWRRGGELSTKTVLVGLCCGTCFALTSLFVREASHELPIPFIQAAGWVLFWVLTFQTVALVAFIASHQPDTFKKLAAQPGKVLAASVTSCLGSIGWFTAMALQHVAYVKTVGQLEVLTTMLISVIWLKQPVKQHEITGLLLIGIAALLVIWT; from the coding sequence GTGACCTGGATCTTATTTACATTCATGGCGGTGTTGTTTCAGACATTTCGCAATGCCATACAAAGCAAGTTGAGCGGCACCGTGCCTACCATAGGGGTAACACTGTCGCGATTTTTATTCGCACCGCCCCTTGCTGCAATATACGTTACCGCCACATCGGTGTTTTTTAATGTTGGGGTACCGACATTTAATGCCACCTTCTGGTGGTTTGTGACACTGGCTGCAATATTGCAAATTGCGGCCACCTCGCTGATGGTCATCCTGTTTAAACAAAAGAATTTTGCGGTGGGGGCCGGACTGGCTAAAAGTGAAGCTCTTGCTGCCGGCGTTTTAGGACTGTTGTTCTTCGGCAGTGAGCTAAGTGCACTGGGCTGGCTGGGGATCCTGATTGGTGCTGTCGCGGTATTTGTATTGAGCGGCTGGCGCCGGGGCGGCGAGCTGTCGACTAAAACCGTGCTTGTTGGACTATGCTGTGGTACCTGTTTTGCGCTTACATCACTGTTTGTCAGAGAAGCCAGTCATGAATTGCCTATCCCCTTTATTCAGGCGGCGGGCTGGGTGTTGTTCTGGGTGTTAACCTTCCAGACAGTTGCATTAGTTGCTTTTATCGCCAGCCATCAGCCCGACACTTTCAAAAAGCTCGCGGCACAGCCGGGTAAAGTGCTGGCGGCCAGTGTTACCAGCTGTTTAGGATCCATAGGCTGGTTCACGGCGATGGCGCTTCAGCATGTCGCCTACGTTAAAACAGTGGGGCAGCTTGAAGTGTTAACCACTATGCTTATTTCAGTGATTTGGCTCAAACAGCCGGTAAAACAACACGAAATAACCGGTTTGTTGCTTATAGGGATTGCCGCGCTGTTAGTGATCTGGACTTAG
- the galK gene encoding galactokinase: MNNQVLTTKFDAFYGIAPQCIVQAPGRVNLIGEHTDYNEGFVFPAAINFGTWIAASTRDDKQVVVTALDYNNQQNTFAIDDIAFDESQGWANYVRGVVKVLRADFPHIGGANLLVTGDVPQGAGLSSSASFEVATVKAFAQLYDLPIEGVQAALAGQKAENTFVGCSCGIMDQLISAMGQAGHAMLLDCQSLTMQHCPLPDSLQIVIINSNVKRGLVDSEYNLRRQQCEEGAAVMGVSSLRGASLGLLEDNRSAMSDVVYRRCLHIITENSRTITASKALSCGDIAVLSRAMAESHVSMRDDFEITVKPIDYLVDIVGQLLGEHGGVRMTGGGFGGCVVALAPVDKVPAIKQVVAEKYPKATGYQADIYVCTAGQGAFA, from the coding sequence ATGAATAATCAGGTCCTCACAACCAAGTTCGACGCTTTCTATGGTATTGCGCCGCAATGCATTGTACAGGCGCCAGGTCGTGTCAATTTGATTGGCGAGCATACCGACTACAATGAAGGTTTTGTTTTCCCCGCTGCAATAAATTTTGGCACCTGGATAGCTGCCTCAACACGTGATGATAAGCAGGTTGTGGTCACGGCGCTGGATTACAACAATCAGCAAAATACCTTTGCCATCGATGATATCGCGTTTGATGAGTCTCAGGGCTGGGCAAACTATGTGCGTGGGGTGGTCAAAGTACTCCGTGCGGATTTTCCTCACATCGGTGGGGCTAACTTATTGGTAACGGGCGATGTGCCGCAAGGCGCGGGCTTAAGTTCATCGGCATCCTTTGAGGTGGCAACAGTAAAAGCCTTTGCACAGTTATATGATTTACCTATAGAGGGAGTTCAGGCGGCATTGGCAGGACAGAAAGCCGAAAACACTTTCGTCGGGTGCTCCTGTGGCATTATGGATCAGCTTATTTCAGCCATGGGGCAGGCCGGTCATGCAATGCTATTAGACTGCCAGTCTCTGACTATGCAGCACTGTCCACTGCCAGATTCCCTGCAGATAGTGATTATTAATTCCAACGTCAAGCGTGGTTTGGTCGACAGCGAATATAATTTGCGTCGCCAGCAATGCGAGGAAGGGGCTGCCGTTATGGGCGTATCATCATTACGGGGAGCAAGCCTTGGCCTGTTGGAGGATAACAGAAGTGCTATGTCCGATGTTGTATATCGACGCTGTTTGCATATCATCACCGAAAATTCCCGCACAATCACAGCAAGTAAAGCCTTGTCTTGCGGCGATATTGCGGTGTTAAGCAGAGCAATGGCTGAGTCTCACGTATCAATGCGTGACGACTTTGAAATTACCGTAAAACCCATCGATTATCTGGTCGACATAGTCGGCCAGCTGCTTGGCGAACATGGCGGCGTACGCATGACCGGCGGCGGCTTTGGTGGGTGTGTCGTGGCACTGGCGCCGGTCGACAAAGTGCCGGCTATTAAGCAGGTCGTTGCCGAAAAATACCCAAAAGCCACAGGGTATCAGGCGGATATCTATGTGTGTACTGCCGGCCAGGGCGCATTCGCTTAA
- a CDS encoding DUF3718 domain-containing protein — protein MKLSTLAITFTLALTSAQAFAQKVVFKPVSDNLETQACLTAANDGYFAARKLIRKSGLDFVTFSATVSCNGVSLKKFANLYADNSDAVASSFALVAKDQDVATQACLDALSIGETQALAKYNLEGETIFCNSKSMTNFVRRYNAQNVVVKANSAE, from the coding sequence ATGAAACTTTCTACATTAGCTATTACTTTTACCCTGGCACTGACTTCTGCTCAGGCCTTTGCACAAAAAGTAGTTTTCAAACCAGTATCAGACAACCTTGAAACACAAGCCTGTCTGACTGCTGCTAACGACGGTTATTTTGCGGCACGTAAATTAATTCGTAAGAGTGGTCTGGATTTTGTTACTTTTTCAGCGACCGTGTCGTGTAACGGTGTAAGTTTGAAAAAGTTCGCAAACCTGTATGCTGACAATTCTGACGCTGTTGCCTCGTCGTTTGCGTTAGTTGCAAAAGACCAGGACGTTGCTACTCAAGCCTGTTTAGACGCGTTATCTATCGGCGAAACGCAAGCCCTTGCTAAGTATAACCTTGAAGGCGAAACAATTTTCTGTAACAGCAAGTCTATGACTAACTTTGTACGTCGTTACAACGCGCAAAACGTTGTGGTAAAAGCGAACTCAGCAGAGTAA